A genomic segment from Malus domestica chromosome 05, GDT2T_hap1 encodes:
- the LOC103434775 gene encoding stem-specific protein TSJT1-like: protein MLAIFNKEVVQPPQELHSPTAASANPAMKPQEIAKDFMSCHDPNNAFSVCFGNTALLAYVPPTNPYSSQKRVFCSLNNIYCIFLGGLNNLCSLIKQYGLSKGTNEAMFVVEAYRTLRDRGPYPADQVLKDLDGSFGFVIYDTKAGTVFAALGANEGVSMFWGIATDGSVVISDNLGVMKQSCAKSFAPFPTGCMFHSEQGLMSFEHPTKKMKAMPRVDSEGVMCGATFKVDVQSRIPNMPRVGSEANWAAWGQPA, encoded by the exons ATGCTTGCAATATTCAACAAGGAAGTAGTGCAGCCACCGCAGGAGCTCCACAGCCCCACCGCTGCCTCCGCCAATCCCGCCATGAAGCCTCAAGAAATTGCCAAAGACTTCATGTCCTGCCATGATCCAAACAATGCCTTTTCAGTCTGTTTTGGAAACACAGCTTTGCTTGCTTATGTTCCTCCAACCAACCCCTACTCATCTCAAAAACG GGTGTTCTGttctttgaacaacatataCTGCATTTTTCTTGGGGGCCTGAACAACCTCTGCAGCCTGATCAAGCAGTACGGGCTGTCGAAGGGCACCAATGAGGCCATGTTTGTGGTGGAGGCCTATCGGACTCTTCGCGACCGCGGCCCGTACCCAGCTGATCAGGTCCTCAAGGATCTTGATGGAAGCTTTGGATTTGTGATTTATGACACCAAGGCTGGAACCGTCTTTGCTGCACTG GGTGCTAATGAAGGGGTTAGCATGTTCTGGGGCATTGCAACAGATGGCTCGGTGGTGATTTCTGATAACTTGGGGGTCATGAAACAAAGCTGTGCTAAATCTTTTGCCCCATTTCCAACCG GGTGCATGTTCCACAGTGAGCAAGGATTGATGAGCTTTGAGCATCCAAccaagaagatgaaggcaatgcCTAGAGTTGATAGTGAGGGGGTTATGTGTGGGGCCACCTTCAAGGTTGACGTCCAATCAAGGATTCCCAACATGCCACGTGTCGGTAGTGAAGCTAATTGGGCAGCATGGGGCCAACCAGCCTAG
- the LOC103435071 gene encoding mediator of RNA polymerase II transcription subunit 16-like — MSPCDPDEGPSITGWRVQRWESSLQPVVLHQIFGNPTSSFGGQAPMQTVWLSKVDTSIQPTNDFKSHQAAATTATTDARKTPDSGIEKVKRVSFDPFDLSSDVRTLAQIVYSAHGGEIAVAFLRGGVHIFSGSNFAPVDNYKINVGAAIAAPAFSSTSCCSASVWYDSVKDRTVLKIIRVLPPTVPSSQVKANSSTSERAIAERFWWSLFVGVDWWDVVGCTRSAAEDGIVSLNSVIAVLDANFHSLPTAQHRQRFGPCLDRLKCRLLEGTKAQEVRAMVLDKQAGLLNPSALVPEPWQASGETLSGIDPEATAVEPALVPHVQNMPRPRGADAAGLLLRELELRPPAEERGRRNMYGEPWSGPDDMGPQDDTTKLCNSSDPLDSGSLESCDVYYGADGLLPRKRGMSERDAAFGLNTYVGLGQCFKRQRHRRSGSW; from the exons ATGTCTCCTTGTGATCCAGATGAGGGTCCATCAATTACAGGATGGAGAGTGCAACGCTGGGAATCATCACTTCAGCCTGTTGTTCTTCACCAAATATTTGGAAATCCTACTTCCAGTTTTGGTGGGCAGGCACCAATGCAAACTGTTTGGCTATCCAAAGTGGACACAAGCATACAACCAACTAATGATTTTAAAAGTCACCAAGCAGCAGCGACAACAGCAACCACAGATGCAAGGAAGACTCCTGATTCTGGCATAGAGAAAGTAAAACGAGTCAGTTTTGATCCTTTTGACCTGTCAAGTGATGTTAGAACACTCGCTCAAATAGTCTATTCTGCTCATGGTGGTGAGATTGCTGTTGCTTTCCTCCGGGGTGGGGTTCACATCTTCTCTGGTTCGAACTTTGCACCTGTTGATAACTACAAGATTAACGTTGGAGCTGCAATTGCTGCCCCTGCCTTTTCATCGACAAGCTGCTGCTCAGCTtctgtttggtatgatagtgtTAAGGACCGTacagttttaaaaataatacgTGTTCTTCCTCCTACTGTTCCAAGCAGCCAAGTGAAGGCAAACTCGTCAACCTCGGAACGGGCCATTGCCGAAAG GTTTTGGTGGAGTCTTTTCGTTGGGGTTGATTGGTGGGATGTTGTTGGCTGTACGCGGAGTGCTGCAGAGGATGGCATTG TTTCCCTGAACAGTGTCATTGCGGTactggatgcaaattttcattCTCTTCCTACTGCTCAACACAGACAACGATTTGGTCCT TGTCTCGACAGGTTAAAGTGCAGGCTACTGGAAGGTACAAAAGCACAAGAAGTTAGGGCAATGGTTCTAGACAAGCAAGCCGGGTTGTTAAATCCATCTGCTTTGGTACCGGAGCCATGGCAGGCATCTGGCGAAACGTTATCAGGCATTGATCCTGAAGCAACGGCTGTTGAACCAgcattagttccacatgttcag AATATGCCCCGGCCTAGAGGTGCAGATGCTGCTGGTTTGTTGCTCCGAGAGCTAGAACTCCGCCCTCCAGCCGAAGAGCGGGGAAGGCGCAATATGTACGGAGAGCCTTGGTCTGGTCCAGATGATATGGGTCCTCAAGATGATACCACCAAGCTATGTAATTCTTCAGACCCACTTGATTCCGGATCTTTGGAAAGTTGTGATGTTTATTATGGAGCCGATGGCTTGTTGCCGAGGAAGCGCGGGATGTCTGAAAGAGATGCAGCATTTGGCCTGAACACTTATGTGGGTCTGGGGCAATGTTTTAAGAGGCAAAGGCACAGGCGAAGCGGTTCATGGTAG
- the LOC103434769 gene encoding disease resistance protein RPV1-like isoform X2, with product MSSSSSFAPSALSFEQMSSSPSSKGWLYDVFISFRGEDTRKNFTGHLYEASTRAGINAFIDDEELKKGEDLKTKFVRAIQGSKISIIVFSRQYANSGWCLEELVKIMECRKTLGQLVLPIFYDVDPSHVRKQTDSFGKLFLELIDENKVERWKEERWRTALTEASNLSGWDLRNTLDGHEAKFIRMITEEVTRKLNNTYLDVAPYQVGLDSRVQDISNYLHIEDSEDVRMIGILGMGGIGKTTIAKAIYNEFCERFEGKCFLEKVREKKLEKLQKQLLSDILQTKTKVSSVAAGTALVGERFQHLKVLVIIDDVDDVKQLRELAGNCHSFGPGSRIIITTRNERVLKEFAVDEIYRAKGMDWEEALELLSWHAFRSSCCPSQYLVLAREVVNYCGGLPLALEVLGSTLFKRSVDEWRSILDELKMIPRGEIQAQLKISYDGLNDNYKRRIFLDIACFFIGMDKNDVMQILDGCGFYATTGIEVLLDRCLVTINRENKIMMHDLLRDMGRDIVHAENPDFPGERSRLWLPEDVNDVLIDKSGTEKIDGLALNLPSLEETSFSTGAFRNMKRLRLLQLNYVRLAGGYQCLSKKLRWLCWHGFPLEFIPIELCQPNIVAIDMRYSSLKQVLCEYSGLLNKLKILNLSHSHDLTQSPDFSKLPNLEKLILKDCKRLAEVHKSIGDLKSLVLVNLKDCKTLKALPRSFYKSKSVKTLVLDGCSRFRSLSKHLGKMASLVTLFVDGTAIKKVPPSIVRLEKLECLSLSYLKCPLQLPSLRGLRSLRDLILVDNNLEEVPNDIGSSLPCLQNLRLDKNNFRSLPSLSGLSMLHALFLIGCRNLVEITDLPKSLDILEIEDCFALVRMPDFSGMWTHVYLNHPKLIEFPALESALNSLSFHTTPLLLPRNY from the exons ATGTCCTCATCTTCCTCTTTTGCTCCCTCGGCCTTGTCTTTCGAGCAAATGTCCTCGTCCCCTTCCTCAAAAGGTTGGCTTTACGATGTGTTCATAAGCTTCAGAGGCGAAGACACACGTAAAAACTTCACGGGCCACCTTTATGAAGCATCGACAAGGGCCGGAATCAACGCTTTTATTGACGACGAAGAACTAAAAAAGGGAGAAGatttaaaaaccaaatttgtaCGAGCAATCCAAGGTTCTAAGATCTCTATCATCGTCTTCTCTAGACAGTATGCGAACTCCGGCTGGTGCCTCGAGGAGCTGGTTAAGATCATGGAGTGTAGAAAAACGCTGGGGCAATTGGTTTTGCCGATATTCTATGACGTTGATCCTTCGCATGTCAGGAAACAGACTGACAGTTTTGGAAAATTGTTTCTGGAACTTATAGATGAAAATAAGGTAGAGAGGTGGAAGGAAGAGAGGTGGAGAACTGCTCTTACTGAAGCTTCGAATTTGTCTGGCTGGGATCTCAGAAACACTTTGGACGG GCATGAAGCAAAGTTTATCAGGATGATTACTGAGGAAGTCACTAGGAAGCTAAACAACACATACTTAGACGTAGCGCCCTACCAAGTCGGACTAGATTCTCGAGTGCAAGATATCAGTAATTATTTACACATCGAAGATTCGGAAGATGTTCGCATGATTGGAATTTTGGGCATGGGTGGAATAGGTAAAACAACGATTGCTAAAGCCATTTATAACGAATTTTGTGAAAGGTTTGAAGGTAAATGTTTCCTTGAAAAAGTGCGGGAAAAGAAACTagaaaaattgcaaaaacaaCTTCTTTCTGATATCTTGCAAACCAAGACAAAGGTAAGCAGTGTTGCTGCAGGGACCGCCTTGGTAGGGGAAAGATTTCAACACTTAAAGGTACTTGTCATAATTGATGATGTAGACGATGTGAAGCAGCTACGTGAATTAGCTGGAAATTGCCACTCCTTTGGCCCGGGGAGCAGAATCATCATCACAACTAGAAACGAACGTGTGCTAAAAGAATTTGCAGTTGATGAGATATATCGGGCGAAAGGAATGGACTGGGAAGAAGCTCTTGAGCTCCTAAGTTGGCATGCGTTCAGAAGTAGTTGTTGTCCTAGTCAATATCTTGTGCTCGCAAGAGAAGTTGTCAATTACTGTGGAGGATTGCCGCTggctcttgaagttttaggATCTACTCTTTTCAAACGAAGTGTAGATGAATGGAGAagtatattggatgaattgaaaatGATTCCTCGTGGAGAAATTCAGGCACAACTGAAAATAAGTTACGACGGGCTAAATGATAATTACAAGAGGCGGATATTCCTCGATATAGcttgtttttttattggaaTGGACAAGAACGATGTCATGCAAATCTTGGATGGTTGTGGCTTTTATGCAACAACAGGAATCGAGGTCCTCCTTGACCGGTGCCTTGTAACTATTAATAGAGAAAACAAGATTATGATGCATGATTTGCTTCGGGATATGGGCAGAGATATCGTGCATGCAGAAAATCCCGATTTCCCTGGAGAACGGAGTAGATTGTGGCTTCCTGAAGATGTAAATGATGTATTGATAGACAAATCT GGAACTGAAAAAATTGACGGTTTGGCTTTGAATTTGCCAAGTCTTGAAGAGACTAGTTTCAGTACTGGGGCGTTTAGAAATATGAAGAGACTGAGATTGCTCCAACTAAACTACGTTCGGCTCGCTGGGGGATACCAATGTCTTTCCAAAAAATTAAGATGGCTTTGCTGGCATGGATTCCCATTGGAGTTCATACCAATAGAACTGTGTCAACCAAACATAGTCGCTATCGACATGCGGTACAGCAGCCTCAAACAAGTTCTTTGTGAGTATTCTGGG TTGCTTAATAAGTTGAAGATTCTGAATCTCAGCCACTCCCACGATCTAACACAATCTCCAGACTTTTCGAAACTCCCAAATCTTGAGAAATTGATACTCAAAGACTGTAAGAGGTTGGCTGAAGTTCACAAGTCCATCGGAGATCTCAAGAGTCTTGTGTTGGTGAATTTGAAAGACTGTAAAACGCTTAAGGCTCTCCCAAGGAGTTTCTACAAGTCGAAATCTGTCAAAACTCTTGTTCTCGATGGTTGTTCAAGATTCCGAAGCTTGTCTAAGCACTTGGGAAAAATGGCATCATTGGTCACTCTTTTTGTTGATGGGACGGCCATAAAAAAAGTACCACCTTCCATCGTACGATTGGAGAAGCTTGAGTGCTTATCTTTGAGTTACTTGAAGTGTCCTTTGCAGCTACCTTCCTTACGAGGCTTACGCTCTTTAAGAGACTTAATTTTGGTGGACAACAATTTAGAGGAAGTGCCTAATGATATTGGGAGTAGTCTACCTTGTTTACAGAACTTACGTCTAGATAAGAATAATTTTCGGAGCCTTCCAAGCCTCAGTGGCCTCTCCATGCTTCATGCACTATTCTTGATTGGTTGCAGAAACCTTGTCGAGATCACAGATTTACCAAAAAGTTTGGATATCCTGGAGATAGAAGACTGCTTTGCATTAGTAAGAATGCCAGATTTTTCAGGCATGTGGACACACGTGTATCTCAATCACCCCAAACTCATTGAGTTTCCAGCCTTGGAAAGCGCGTTAAACTCATTGAGTTTCCACACCACCCCCCTCCTGCTCCCAAGAAATTATTAG
- the LOC103434769 gene encoding disease resistance protein RPV1-like isoform X1, translating to MSSSSSFAPSALSFEQMSSSPSSKGWLYDVFISFRGEDTRKNFTGHLYEASTRAGINAFIDDEELKKGEDLKTKFVRAIQGSKISIIVFSRQYANSGWCLEELVKIMECRKTLGQLVLPIFYDVDPSHVRKQTDSFGKLFLELIDENKVERWKEERWRTALTEASNLSGWDLRNTLDGHEAKFIRMITEEVTRKLNNTYLDVAPYQVGLDSRVQDISNYLHIEDSEDVRMIGILGMGGIGKTTIAKAIYNEFCERFEGKCFLEKVREKKLEKLQKQLLSDILQTKTKVSSVAAGTALVGERFQHLKVLVIIDDVDDVKQLRELAGNCHSFGPGSRIIITTRNERVLKEFAVDEIYRAKGMDWEEALELLSWHAFRSSCCPSQYLVLAREVVNYCGGLPLALEVLGSTLFKRSVDEWRSILDELKMIPRGEIQAQLKISYDGLNDNYKRRIFLDIACFFIGMDKNDVMQILDGCGFYATTGIEVLLDRCLVTINRENKIMMHDLLRDMGRDIVHAENPDFPGERSRLWLPEDVNDVLIDKSQGTEKIDGLALNLPSLEETSFSTGAFRNMKRLRLLQLNYVRLAGGYQCLSKKLRWLCWHGFPLEFIPIELCQPNIVAIDMRYSSLKQVLCEYSGLLNKLKILNLSHSHDLTQSPDFSKLPNLEKLILKDCKRLAEVHKSIGDLKSLVLVNLKDCKTLKALPRSFYKSKSVKTLVLDGCSRFRSLSKHLGKMASLVTLFVDGTAIKKVPPSIVRLEKLECLSLSYLKCPLQLPSLRGLRSLRDLILVDNNLEEVPNDIGSSLPCLQNLRLDKNNFRSLPSLSGLSMLHALFLIGCRNLVEITDLPKSLDILEIEDCFALVRMPDFSGMWTHVYLNHPKLIEFPALESALNSLSFHTTPLLLPRNY from the exons ATGTCCTCATCTTCCTCTTTTGCTCCCTCGGCCTTGTCTTTCGAGCAAATGTCCTCGTCCCCTTCCTCAAAAGGTTGGCTTTACGATGTGTTCATAAGCTTCAGAGGCGAAGACACACGTAAAAACTTCACGGGCCACCTTTATGAAGCATCGACAAGGGCCGGAATCAACGCTTTTATTGACGACGAAGAACTAAAAAAGGGAGAAGatttaaaaaccaaatttgtaCGAGCAATCCAAGGTTCTAAGATCTCTATCATCGTCTTCTCTAGACAGTATGCGAACTCCGGCTGGTGCCTCGAGGAGCTGGTTAAGATCATGGAGTGTAGAAAAACGCTGGGGCAATTGGTTTTGCCGATATTCTATGACGTTGATCCTTCGCATGTCAGGAAACAGACTGACAGTTTTGGAAAATTGTTTCTGGAACTTATAGATGAAAATAAGGTAGAGAGGTGGAAGGAAGAGAGGTGGAGAACTGCTCTTACTGAAGCTTCGAATTTGTCTGGCTGGGATCTCAGAAACACTTTGGACGG GCATGAAGCAAAGTTTATCAGGATGATTACTGAGGAAGTCACTAGGAAGCTAAACAACACATACTTAGACGTAGCGCCCTACCAAGTCGGACTAGATTCTCGAGTGCAAGATATCAGTAATTATTTACACATCGAAGATTCGGAAGATGTTCGCATGATTGGAATTTTGGGCATGGGTGGAATAGGTAAAACAACGATTGCTAAAGCCATTTATAACGAATTTTGTGAAAGGTTTGAAGGTAAATGTTTCCTTGAAAAAGTGCGGGAAAAGAAACTagaaaaattgcaaaaacaaCTTCTTTCTGATATCTTGCAAACCAAGACAAAGGTAAGCAGTGTTGCTGCAGGGACCGCCTTGGTAGGGGAAAGATTTCAACACTTAAAGGTACTTGTCATAATTGATGATGTAGACGATGTGAAGCAGCTACGTGAATTAGCTGGAAATTGCCACTCCTTTGGCCCGGGGAGCAGAATCATCATCACAACTAGAAACGAACGTGTGCTAAAAGAATTTGCAGTTGATGAGATATATCGGGCGAAAGGAATGGACTGGGAAGAAGCTCTTGAGCTCCTAAGTTGGCATGCGTTCAGAAGTAGTTGTTGTCCTAGTCAATATCTTGTGCTCGCAAGAGAAGTTGTCAATTACTGTGGAGGATTGCCGCTggctcttgaagttttaggATCTACTCTTTTCAAACGAAGTGTAGATGAATGGAGAagtatattggatgaattgaaaatGATTCCTCGTGGAGAAATTCAGGCACAACTGAAAATAAGTTACGACGGGCTAAATGATAATTACAAGAGGCGGATATTCCTCGATATAGcttgtttttttattggaaTGGACAAGAACGATGTCATGCAAATCTTGGATGGTTGTGGCTTTTATGCAACAACAGGAATCGAGGTCCTCCTTGACCGGTGCCTTGTAACTATTAATAGAGAAAACAAGATTATGATGCATGATTTGCTTCGGGATATGGGCAGAGATATCGTGCATGCAGAAAATCCCGATTTCCCTGGAGAACGGAGTAGATTGTGGCTTCCTGAAGATGTAAATGATGTATTGATAGACAAATCT CAGGGAACTGAAAAAATTGACGGTTTGGCTTTGAATTTGCCAAGTCTTGAAGAGACTAGTTTCAGTACTGGGGCGTTTAGAAATATGAAGAGACTGAGATTGCTCCAACTAAACTACGTTCGGCTCGCTGGGGGATACCAATGTCTTTCCAAAAAATTAAGATGGCTTTGCTGGCATGGATTCCCATTGGAGTTCATACCAATAGAACTGTGTCAACCAAACATAGTCGCTATCGACATGCGGTACAGCAGCCTCAAACAAGTTCTTTGTGAGTATTCTGGG TTGCTTAATAAGTTGAAGATTCTGAATCTCAGCCACTCCCACGATCTAACACAATCTCCAGACTTTTCGAAACTCCCAAATCTTGAGAAATTGATACTCAAAGACTGTAAGAGGTTGGCTGAAGTTCACAAGTCCATCGGAGATCTCAAGAGTCTTGTGTTGGTGAATTTGAAAGACTGTAAAACGCTTAAGGCTCTCCCAAGGAGTTTCTACAAGTCGAAATCTGTCAAAACTCTTGTTCTCGATGGTTGTTCAAGATTCCGAAGCTTGTCTAAGCACTTGGGAAAAATGGCATCATTGGTCACTCTTTTTGTTGATGGGACGGCCATAAAAAAAGTACCACCTTCCATCGTACGATTGGAGAAGCTTGAGTGCTTATCTTTGAGTTACTTGAAGTGTCCTTTGCAGCTACCTTCCTTACGAGGCTTACGCTCTTTAAGAGACTTAATTTTGGTGGACAACAATTTAGAGGAAGTGCCTAATGATATTGGGAGTAGTCTACCTTGTTTACAGAACTTACGTCTAGATAAGAATAATTTTCGGAGCCTTCCAAGCCTCAGTGGCCTCTCCATGCTTCATGCACTATTCTTGATTGGTTGCAGAAACCTTGTCGAGATCACAGATTTACCAAAAAGTTTGGATATCCTGGAGATAGAAGACTGCTTTGCATTAGTAAGAATGCCAGATTTTTCAGGCATGTGGACACACGTGTATCTCAATCACCCCAAACTCATTGAGTTTCCAGCCTTGGAAAGCGCGTTAAACTCATTGAGTTTCCACACCACCCCCCTCCTGCTCCCAAGAAATTATTAG